A segment of the Candidatus Brevundimonas phytovorans genome:
GCGATGCTGCGTCGGGCCGCCTAGAAGCGGCCCTTCAATTTATCCAACGCCGAGTCAGGCGCGATCATTGCGATCACCCTGGCGCTAGCACCCGAAAGGATCAGGCATATGAAACTGAACGAAATTCGCGACAACGAAGGCGCCCACAAGAAGCGTATGCGCGTCGGCCGCGGCCCGGGTTCGGGCAAGGGCAAGACCGCCGGTCGCGGCGTCAAGGGTCAGAAGTCGCGTTCGGGCGTCGCCATCGGCGGCTTCGAAGGCGGTCAAATGCCGCTGTACATGCGTATGCCCAAGCGCGGCTTCAACAACGCCAACGCTCTGAAGCTGGCCGAAGTGAACCTGTGGCGCGTGCAGGAAGCCATCGACGCCGGCAAGCTGGACGCCAAGGCTGAGATCAACGGCGCCGCCCTGGTGGCCGCCGGCGTGATCCGTCGCGTCAAGGACGGCGTGCGCGTTCTGGGTGAAGGCGAACTCAAGGCCAAGCTGAACCTGGTCGTCTGGTCGGCCTCGTCGGGCGCCATCAAGTCCATCGAAGCCGCTGGCGGTTCGGTCGAGCAACAGCGCATCGCCGCTGAAGCCAAGGCCGCTGCTCGCGTCGCCAAGCGCGAAGCCGCCAAGGGCAAGGTCCCGCCGGCCAAGACCCCGCTGGGCGACGCCAACAAGATCTCGGCCCGCGCCAAACGCGCTGCGGCCAAGGCCTAAATCGATATCGTCATCCCGTGCGAGCGCTGCTGATGCGGCGTTCGCCGGGATTGTCCGCACCGGGATGACGAAAATCATGAAAGCGGCCCTCGCAAGACGGCCGCTTTCCGCCTATCTGACGACGGGCATAGTCGTGGGGACCGCGTAATGGCTTCGGCCGCTGAACAACTCGCCGCCAATATGAACATGGGCTCCTTCGCGAAAGCGACGGAGCTGCACAAACGCCTGCTGTTCACGCTGGGCGCGCTGCTGGTCTATCGGATCGGCACCTATGTTCCGATTCCGGGCATTAATTCCGAGGCCTTCCTGGCCTTCTTCCAGAACCCTGATGGCCAGCGCGGCATCCTGGACATGTTCAACATGTTCTCGGGCGGCGCGGTCGAGCGTATGGCCGTGTTCGCGTTGAACGTGATGCCCTACATCTCGGCCTCGATCATCGTGCAGCTGATGGGCGCGGTTTATCCGCCCTGGGAGAAGCTGAAGAAGGAAGGCGGCGAAAGCGGTCGCAAGCAGCTGAACCAGTACACCCGTTACCTGACGGTGTTCCTGGCGCTGGCCCAGTCCTTCGGCATCGCTGCGGGCCTCAACGCCCAGGCCGGTCTGATCGACCAACCGGGCATCTTCTTCATCATCTCGACGGTCACGACCCTGACCGGCGGCACCATGTTCCTGATGTGGCTGGGTGAGCAGGTGACGGCGCGCGGCGTCGGCAACGGCATCTCGCTGATCATCTTCGCCGGTATCGTGGCGGTTCTGCCGTCGACCGTGGCCCGCCTGCTGGGCCTGGCCCAACAGGGCCAGATGTCGGTCTTCGCCCTGCTGTTCATCGCCATCATGGCGGTGGCCGTGATCGTCTTCATCGTCTTCATGGAACGCGCTCAGCGCCGGCTTCTGATCCAGTATCCGAAGCGCCAGGAAGGCAACCGCATGACGGGCGGCGAACGCTCCTTCCTGCCGCTGAAGGTCAACACCGCCGGCGTCATCCCGGCCATCTTCGCCTCGTCGCTGCTGATGCTGCCGACGACGGTCGCCACCTTCACCGCCCAGGCCAATCTGCCCGAGTGGATGAGCTGGCTGCCGCTGGTGACGGCGCAGCTGACGCACGGCCAGCCGCTGTTCATGATCCTGTATGCGGTCCTGATCGTCTTCTTCTGCTTCTTCTACACCTCGATCACCTTCAACCCCGAGGACACGGCCGAGAACCTGCGCAAGTACGGCGGCTTCCTGCCGGGCATTCGTCCGGGCAAGCGTACGGCCGAGTATCTGGACTATGTCCTGACGCGCCTGACGGTGATCGGCGCCGCCTACAT
Coding sequences within it:
- the rplO gene encoding 50S ribosomal protein L15; the encoded protein is MKLNEIRDNEGAHKKRMRVGRGPGSGKGKTAGRGVKGQKSRSGVAIGGFEGGQMPLYMRMPKRGFNNANALKLAEVNLWRVQEAIDAGKLDAKAEINGAALVAAGVIRRVKDGVRVLGEGELKAKLNLVVWSASSGAIKSIEAAGGSVEQQRIAAEAKAAARVAKREAAKGKVPPAKTPLGDANKISARAKRAAAKA
- the secY gene encoding preprotein translocase subunit SecY, encoding MASAAEQLAANMNMGSFAKATELHKRLLFTLGALLVYRIGTYVPIPGINSEAFLAFFQNPDGQRGILDMFNMFSGGAVERMAVFALNVMPYISASIIVQLMGAVYPPWEKLKKEGGESGRKQLNQYTRYLTVFLALAQSFGIAAGLNAQAGLIDQPGIFFIISTVTTLTGGTMFLMWLGEQVTARGVGNGISLIIFAGIVAVLPSTVARLLGLAQQGQMSVFALLFIAIMAVAVIVFIVFMERAQRRLLIQYPKRQEGNRMTGGERSFLPLKVNTAGVIPAIFASSLLMLPTTVATFTAQANLPEWMSWLPLVTAQLTHGQPLFMILYAVLIVFFCFFYTSITFNPEDTAENLRKYGGFLPGIRPGKRTAEYLDYVLTRLTVIGAAYITAVCLLPEFLVSSMGNSLYFGGTSILIVVSVTMDTVAQIQSQLLAHQYEGLIKKAKLRGRGGRGGSAPARR